The Pyrenophora tritici-repentis strain M4 chromosome 9, whole genome shotgun sequence sequence TAATCGCGTTTGACATAACTTGAGCTTCACCTCCCTCCCTGCCTCTACCTACCAGCGCGATGAAGTCCTCAGACCCCGCCCGTCCCAGCAGCCGTCGCGCCGCCTCCGGGGCATGGAACCGCCTCAAGCCTGTCCGCGAAGATGTCCTGGAGACATACGGGCTGCCCTCAAAGGGCGAGACACGGTACCAACAACTCGATCTCGGATAGCCTATCAAATCACTGATCCCCCAGGCTGAACGACTTCAAAACCCAAGAAGTATACTTCAACCGAATCATCGAACGCTACATGAAACTCTGCGCCCTCAACCGCGAAGAACTCGACCGTCTCTTCGCCTCCGTCAGCGTCCCCTCAGACGCCACAGCCGCAGATACAAAGGCCAACGAAACAAGTAAACTCACATCCTCGTTCTCCTCGCTCTCGCTATCCAAGCACGCGCCTCCGGAACACCAAGCCGCCAGTCGACCACCCCTCGCTACAGCGTCCACAAATACTAGCAACATACATCCTATACCGCAGAAAGCGTTTGCACCCTCGATAACAGAGTTGGCAACGGTACTGGCTTCGTTGCGTAAACTCCGTGAAGCAATAACCGCGTCGAGTCGGAGTGACGCCTTCACCCTCCGCGCATACACCTTCGCCATCCACGT is a genomic window containing:
- a CDS encoding Atrophin-1 multi-domain protein; its protein translation is MKSSDPARPSSRRAASGAWNRLKPVREDVLETYGLPSKGETRLNDFKTQEVYFNRIIERYMKLCALNREELDRLFASVSVPSDATAADTKANETSKLTSSFSSLSLSKHAPPEHQAASRPPLATASTNTSNIHPIPQKAFAPSITELATVLASLRKLREAITASSRSDAFTLRAYTFAIHVSVLCHDWNSYLPSLLSLLNTIHPRNPLSPSTLHEFVGLLILDQACRQSDFSGARATKLAYGYKDWRVEKVLKCLVADDYVGFWRVRRAVDGYQRSVMEWADGGVRVHALKCLGKSYLSADRRFVERCTDRRWEELVEDGVGWALSADGEKVMIKKPKGA